The Cottoperca gobio chromosome 5, fCotGob3.1, whole genome shotgun sequence region CTGGGAACATCTTATATTTACAATACATGCTTCTTCCCATATTTCTCCCAGGATGTGATGTGATCAGTTTTTACTACACGTTTTTACCATGAACTGAAAATGTATCATTATGTCTCAGAGCAAGACGTGCAAACATAACCCAAACCGCATAGTGTAGGTATACCTAAAGTAACTTAAAGGATAATTATGGTATATTTACACCTGCTGTATTTACTATAATAGTGGCTCTCCCACTTTAAAGGAACAATCTCACacataaaaataacacaaaaacaatgtgtaaGTTGACCAGGGTGTGCCATAATTGCGTaattttcctttatttattacTCAGTGTTAAATGAATACATCCTAAGAGTGAACCTTTTGAGCTCAAATTGTCTttaccacatttatttataattgaataCTTACATTTTCACTAATGAGAATTCTCCCCAtgatttctctctccatctttaaCCGTTTTACTCATTGCTGTGCAGGTGGGGGAACCTACCAGCGGATGACGCCATGCAGTTCGGACATGACGAAGTGGTGAAGTTGCTGAAAGACTACCAGCAGGTCTTCATGCAGCAGGAAACGCAGCACACTAAGGCCGAGCATTCCCCGAAGCTGGACACCATCGAGGGCATGGTGTGACGTATCCGAGTCCCCACTCTGTAACATGTCAGGGCATTTGTGCAATCTGTCGTTTTTGAAATACGGAGGTCCGTTTGCAGCACATAAAATGAGTGCGAACTAAGACCAGAATATGactatatgaatataaatgaacTTTGCAAACGGCAGCAAAGGGAAAAGATTCATGagtgaaaaggaaagaaatgctAGAAACATGCAAGTAGAATATAAacttgatggggggggggggggaaatgcaATGCAAACAATaggcagagaaaacaaatataaaacaagccAATAGAATTCAACATTTGTGGGTTTgtgtaaagaataaaatatgCTGTGAACAGACTAATTTAAAATCAGTACTTGAATACATCAACCTGAACACAATGTTCATGTTATGGTTAAATGTAGCAGAGGGACTTGGTAAATTCAAAAGatggatatttatttttgcaaggcTTTACATTACTTACAACAGTGTATTTTTACCATTATCTATTTTTAATATTCTATTGTTGAATCTTTGAAATATGTAAAACTATAATGTTTGGATGTAAAATCTCAAATTTGGTGTATTGAAAAAGGAGACAAGGGAAGGGATTGCACCCAATAAACTTAATGTagaatatattgtacatattatgTTCTTCGTTTGTAAATAAGTGCACTTGAttacataatacattattatgcAGTGTCAAGACATTTATGCATATTTTAACATGTTCATAAGCAAGAAATTCCAAAGACTcatttgtgtaaaatattttgacatccattaaacattttatttatctgccACCCAcagtttcattttgtgttgattTTATTGTATTAGCAATGCTTCATGCAGTCAGCAATCTGTTGTTAAATAATAAGCGGCATCTACTAGCTGAATGTAGAAACGCTTGATGCAGAAGCAGCAGGAGAGTTGTGCTGTTGACAGGAAATGGTCTGAAATGCCATTTTTACAGAAATGCGTTTtgcataattattatattttctatgAAACGGCTTCAGCTGTGACTATAAAGGATACAAACTAATGTACGACGAGTCATGGCCAGCtcattttaacacacacattagatgGTAGAGTTGATCAGTGTTGACAGACTGTCCCTTTACTGACCTGCTTTTTGTAGCTGATGGAGGCAGAGAGTGCAAGCTGCAGCCACCGTCCACATGTGCTTCAGTTTTCCTAGCTTCCACCAGATGACACTGTGCCACCATCAGAAGACATTTCTGCAAACccacagaaaaaggaaaagaagattACGGAGCAGAAAGGAGATGATATGAGACTGACCTGACGTCCAGAGAGACTGATGCCTCAGGTGCAGACCTTGGCGGTGCTGACAATAATTGGCCTAttggtaaaacaaaaaacatttaatttacataacATTGATGTTAGTCTAACCTTTGTTAAACCACTATTTACCTTTTCCTCTAGGTTGACATATTTGGTTTTGAATGAAACGTCATGAAATCCTCCCCATGATGAGTTGTAATAACTCAAACGATGCTCTTAGTTTTGCTCTTGTTATAATTGAGTAGCTGATGTTTATTGCTGGTAATGAAATCGTTTTTGCACATGaagaatttataaaaaaaacttttttccGACAGAATTGAAGATTTCCACGTATCGGCCAATTATCTTCCAAAGCGGCAGGTAGTCAACTTTCCAATTTCCCAAACGCACAGCCCAAATTGTGTCAACGTTTTTTTTTCCTATTAATTTTCTACCCTGACTGTAGTGATGATTTATTTGGCTAAcagagggatgggggggggggggtgtgtacAGTGGTTTAGAGGAGGTTTGAACAAGATGTGGTCAGGAGCCCAGCTGTCGTAGGAGTTAAAGGTGGCTTCAGCGGAGACCCGTGAGGCAAACAACTAAACTTCCTGTTAAAGTGCGAGACTATCAGGAGGCATTTATACCCGCAGTAGCTTAACCCTGGCAGTGTGCAAATTTGAGAGGTGGACATTTTTCATCACAGGAGCATGATTAATCAAGCAGAAAAAAATAATGGATGGCTTGTAATTAGTTGTTTCTCATTATAGTTGGGAACATAACCTCCCCACAGAGATAGTCCAGATACACTGACCTTTTGCTTTAGTCCCGTCAGCTGAGAAAGtgataaaaacaatgttgttagacattacattttctgcttgtgtaataataataataataataatcagtaatTAGTCTCGCAGTCTTGACTGGAAATGGTGTGTTGAGATTATTAAGTGTTTAAAGAGACATTGTGTTGGTTAGAGCTTCATCATGTCGGGTGTCCTGGCTGCTCGTCTGGTGGAGCAGGGGCCGGGGTTCAAATCCAACGGCCCTTTGATGCATGtcgtcccctccctctcccccccccccccccccccccccccctttcgaAAAACACATATTGAAAGTATGCAAGAGTCTAAAAACTGTgacacacaaatgtatatattttatattttgcatgtGGTTGTGGGTGATCCATCAAGGCGGAATTAGAACCCCCTATTTGTACTTTAATAACCACAGTGATGGGAGACTAACACCAAATCCTAAgtgtaatgtgcttttgtgCAAATGTTGTATCATGAAAGTATAATTCCAAACACAGGCAGGTGGTGAACGCATTGTGGTTTTTAGGTTGTTGACAAATACTTTATTTCAGAAAGGGCAATTAGcctgaatatatatttatattctgtttCATTGCATAATGATCCTTTTATTCTGTTCCTTTACCTGCATGTTGATTTCTTATACGAAGCATTGTTGTGCTCCTCTTCACgctgatgtttgtttttcatctgaTATCAAGCTCATCTTTTCTGACAGCTATTTCCACCCTCTGAGAGTCGTGCgattgatatatatttttacccTCAGACTGACTTAAAATCATTGTTTAGGCATCCTATGAGATCTTCTAGGTTTTGATTTAAGGTATTTGAGGCATCCATCTGAGAGGTTGCATAATattctgaatgtgtgtttctgtgacttTCCTGCAACGGACTCTATGGAGGGATGGACTCCAACCCTGCATGACTCTTTAACAGAAACAAGCACATAATAAAGCACAGAGAAAACACTGCATGAGAGTTAAACATGTGGATATCTCTACCTACGTGATCCTTAAAGGAAATAATTATGTGTGAATATTTCAGCAAGCATTTGAAATGTTAATGTCACCTTGAAATGTTcctgatttgtttttatcatttaattgaACTTAATTCACTAGTATAGTTGAATTAACCCTGAAGATTGTTGGTATCCACATAACACTTGTGTATGCAGATGCTGAAGCTTATTAGTTTGTTATTGTTCATCTTATGgtgataaacacatttgtgcGGTATGAATCATTTATACGCAGTTGACATTGTAAGTGGGATTCAAGGGTTTTACAGAGTCCCGTTGCCATCTAAGACATGCTAAATTAGGGCATTTAATTAGATtgtattttgacatttaatgTTATACTTTGTTTCAAGCCTTTTCCATGCTGCACAACTACTTAATTGTTAACGAGCAATGTGCTTTTATTAACTGTTTTAGAGCCTCTTTTCATCACTTGAAATGAGGTCATTTCGAAGTGGGAATTTATCACAGTCTAATCACATCTTTTTGTTTACCCTTCGCAGTAAAAAATCTCTTTTAAAGAATGTCCACCACTTCGCTGAAAGCAGCATTTAATCATCCCTATTCGTTGCAGTgtcactgtttttaaatcaatttggTATTGAAAGATGAAAAAATGACTCATTAACACTGCTGTGTGAatagacacacactcatgcacccAAATTACACTTCACCTCCACTTACTTGTGCTTTTATAATGATTAAAAATGGCCACTGTCTGTTGTCTCCCTcacaaaatacaacacaaagaaatgaaGCAAGCAAAATGCACATTATGTGACGTTTTATTCTGATGCAGGAACCGAGATGAATCCAGAGTGTGCTCTCTCTCGTCTCCATGGAGATCATTCTTCTTCTCAACCCATGATCTGAGCAAAGCAAGGACAAATTAATCATGATGTTATTATCCTCAATAATCCAAACAAGATGCTGCACACAAAGAAGTGTGACTGCAAGGATGAATGAATGTACGAAGCAAGATGATGAAATCCTCACGTCACTGCAGGTAGTGGATTTATAAAAACACTCCTGCAACTGAAATCATGCATTTCAAACAATTAATAGTTTTTGATTTGTATGGGTTAGTGTTGAATACTGACGCCGTTCATCCAGCCGATGTAGGAAGAGACACGGGTGAAGACTGTGGGCTTCTTTGTGGCGTTGCAGCCGGAGGAAGACACAAAGCTGGTCACACCGTGGACGACCCATCTGCCGTTGACGCCGCAGTTCAGGGGGCCACCGGAGTCGCCCTGGATTCAgagaaaacacagcacagactAACCTCAGGGACACAAATCCATAACCTTTTAGCAGAGATGGGAGAAAATACCCCATTTTACACTGCACTTAACTCGTTGCCGTCTGCTTCTCATATCCCCTCGTGATCTCAGACAGCATCTAACAAGTTTGTGCAGAACACGAACGTGCAATACTTTGACACTTTGTGCAGCTTAAGCACTAGCCCGGATCATTGCAACTGACTTGTGCCCCTGCTGATGCAGCAAGTAATCCCACATGTGTCCTCCAAAATATCTTCCTTGACAGGAAGGGGTCAGGCCTCGGCTCAGTGGGAGACATTCAATTTCACTTTGTCCCGGAGAAGTGGGACTCAATTCTGACAAGTTCTtttcagtgtttccttcagtCTGCTTATACACAAACATCCGTCCTGCTGTCCAAGTCGCGAGAGTGACGGCGTGGTTCTGGAGACACCGGGTTCAAAATCTGAGCTGGGAAGAATCTGCACCGCACTAACAGGCACcatttacaaagtgttttttttatggtgTAACTATTTAACAAGACCAAATTGTGGGTTGCCGACATGAGACAAATCGGTTCGCTCAGTGTTTATCCTTTCCATTATGTTATAATTCAGTAATAACTGGATCTTGGTCCAGATCCTCGGCAGCTCTTTTCCACAAGGTAAGAGGCCATACAGTCTAGTCAGTCAACcgaaatgatttattattaaaactGATGTATAAAGCTTTGGTAAATCATGTAATAACCATTAGTAGCAACGTATAAACCCTTTAGAAAAGGTTGAAAGTGGGCCCCAGGTTTTCACAGTgaagaagaatgtgtgaaatataaaaGAGAATATCTTCTTAAAGCTGTTCAGTGTGGCTCTTATTGATAGCTGAGTGGTGCACACGGCAGGGTCGCATGTGCCTTGAGCAGTCAGTCCCCAGTCCAATCCCAAGATGGCTCGACGCTTTGCTGCAAATCATTTCCCTATCTCTCTCCACTTTCAAATAAAGGcatacataaacattttttaaacagagaaaaaggaaacaatattataggagtgcaatgctcAATCGTATTCTTTCAATGAATACTAAATGTGAGGGCGTGCAAGGTTCTGTCTAAGACCTCATGAGCTTACCTGGCAACCAGACTCCCTGCCACCACCGGCACAGACCATGGAGTCCTTCACAGTGCTGCCCCACCATCCGTAGCTGGTGCAGGTCCTGTAGTCAACAATGGGCAGGTAGGCCTGCTTCAGCTGGGCAGACAGCTGACCTCCAGCTGAAACACATCAGACAACTGCGATGAAGCCTACATCAGCATATATCTTACACGGTTATTTACAGATTACTTTCTTACCTAATGTAAATACCAAACTGAGTTTTATCATGCAAACGTGTCATTATGTCACACTCACTCTGGGTGCGACCCCATCCAGAGATGTAGCAGGGGTTGTTGTGGGGCAGGACCTGACCAGATGGAGGCAGGGCGCCGAGCTGGACCTTGTTGTTGAGAGAAGCTTCAGAGGTCAGACGCAGCAGAGCGATGTCCCACCTGAGGGTCAGACCAACATGTCCTCAAGTCAGAGATATAATAAATCTTTACCTTGTATCAAGAGAAAGatattgtttgtctttcagcTGGATGGAGTTGGTATGTttggggctgcaactaacaattactttcattacCGATTAAGCTGCAGATTGTGTTTCCACAATCTAgagtaatacattttaatgaagatatttataataaataatttaatgtcCACATAATTTGACTGATATATTAAACATTACATGGCAACAAAAAAGACGTTTGACATTCTTTGTTACTTGTATGGgtttacaaataattaaatgcTCTTATAATACGTGATGATATGTATAATGTGTGATGCACATGTCAGAATGTGGAAAGCCACTCACCCTCCAGCAACGTTGTTGGAGTTCCAGTTGGGGTGGAGGTGGACACGGCTCACGCTCATGTACTGCTCACCGCCCTCATTGGAGTTGATGTTGTGATCTCCAAGGACAACACGCCAAGTCCTGGACCTGTGGGTGTACAAAAGAAATTAGATTTTCATGGCTGAAATGCAACAATGTTCTCAGTCTAATTTCCACGTACAATGTCTTTGCTATGCACTTAAGGAAATGTAGTGACAATGATTTAAATATTCAGCACTGTAAGAACACATATCCTTCTACTTCTATCATATATCTACACAAGCAGTTGTTCTGTGATGCATGAAACTCCCACCTGTCCACACAGTGAGCAGCAGTCATGACCCATCCTCTCCTGATCAGGGTTCCTCCACAGGTGTGGTGGAAGCTGCTGCCAGATTTGTACTGAAGAGAGATCTAACAAAACGACAACAGAGAGCATTACAACTACGAGAAACTGAAACGTTAACATTGATGCAAAATGCTTCTTGGCAGTGTTCCTGACACGGAAAAAAGCTTAAAGGCATTTACAAGCAAACTTGTGTATTTACAATTTATGCTACTTTTGACTTGGAAATGTTGTACTTAAATAAACAGCTATGGTTACTCGTTACTTTGAActgacatacaaaacatatgaccaacttaataaatattatgcattattatagattaaaagTCTTGCGTACCAACAGTTATGTGGCTGATTAGACATATTTATGTAGATTTACATGAGGTCACCATGTGCTAATAGGAATGATCGTGAGTTTTCCCCACAACAAAACTAACAGGAACAAATATCATTCATTCTTTTTAACTTGTGACCataagataaaaacatatatatattctttaagGATCTGAATAATGAGGGCTTTACTCAATGCAGGATTTTTAACTGTAACAGAATatgtttacattgtggtattgccTATTTTAACTTCAGTAGAGGGTCTGAGCAGAATTAGCCATGCTCACTtaattcttttttcttttacaacttttatattgtctttttatttatttaggattttTAATTTATATGTAGCTCTTTTTAAAAAATTATCACTATGTATCGTTCTGTTTTTTCTTGTAGTTTTTGTGTACATAATATGTCACTGAATATATCAAACAGTATTGTACCACTTGTAAAAAATTACAattaacaaagtaaaaaatagaTCTGAGCACTTCTTGCACCACCTTTTACATTGCACATTACCTGCCAGGGCCAGGAGTTGGGTCTGGCAACCTCGCCTCCCACAACTCTCATCTCAACATTGTCATCCTCCAGGTACCTGGGCTGTGGAGTCAGCTCAGCCAGCACTGAGCGAAGCAGAGACACAGGAAGCAATAAGGTCAGACATCAAGGAGTGCGTTCACAATGTCAAAGGAGAATAATAATCAGACAGTTCTTACCGAGGGCTGCGAGAGAGGTAAACACAAGAAACCTGAGCATGTCTGCAGTATTGTGAGAGACTTCTGCCCACTGCTCTTATATACCACGAGGCCCCTTCTAatgatagagtgtgtgtgtgtgtgtgtgtgtgtgtgtgtgtgtgtgtgtgtgtgtgtgtgtgtgtgtgtgtgtgtgtgtgtgtgtgtgtgtgttcaacaccAGCACCTATCCACCTGCGTCTTTCTCACAGTTATCACCTCTTAGAAATGCTTACTCAGCGAATGCATCAATTTCTTTGTACTTGTAAAGGCCACGACTGTCAGGTATGAGATTGTCGTATACTTTAGGTTTCTATCAGTTTTTACACAACTAAATCTTCACATCACTCCAGTTCTGAGGTTGTTACATCGGCTTCCTGTTGAAATACTACTGCTGATTTATAAAACACTGAATAGTTTAGGAACAGgacaaaatatatttctgaTCTCATATTGTGAACCATCCAGACCTCTCAGGTCGTGTGGTTCAGCTCCACTCTCTGACTTCagagtcaaaacaaaacatggataAGCAGCGTTCAGTTTTTATGCACTATATCTGGAAGAAACTCCAAGGCTGAAAATCAAGGTTTTAATGactgttattattgtatttaaatgtcatgttaaaatgtgtttctactgCACTATGTTGATGCTTTTAAGATTTTGTGTTAAGCCCTTTGAAATGcgctatacaaatacaaatacaaatacacacacacacacacacacacacaaacattagtCAGTCTGGATGAATCCCTTTCTGGATGTCAGGAAGGCCATCAACTACATGTATTGGTGAGTGaacaaaaatatttgtatacACAAAATGATATAGTAGCCTTCACGGGTACTCCATTATGCCATTATAATTGCCTGAATGTGTATTTCAATATAGCCTACTTCATATTCATTTAGTAGACTGAGcattttctacat contains the following coding sequences:
- the LOC115008133 gene encoding elastase-1-like — protein: MLRFLVFTSLAALVLAELTPQPRYLEDDNVEMRVVGGEVARPNSWPWQISLQYKSGSSFHHTCGGTLIRRGWVMTAAHCVDRSRTWRVVLGDHNINSNEGGEQYMSVSRVHLHPNWNSNNVAGGWDIALLRLTSEASLNNKVQLGALPPSGQVLPHNNPCYISGWGRTQTGGQLSAQLKQAYLPIVDYRTCTSYGWWGSTVKDSMVCAGGGRESGCQGDSGGPLNCGVNGRWVVHGVTSFVSSSGCNATKKPTVFTRVSSYIGWMNGIMG